The Phocoena sinus isolate mPhoSin1 chromosome 12, mPhoSin1.pri, whole genome shotgun sequence genome includes a window with the following:
- the MTRF1L gene encoding peptide chain release factor 1-like, mitochondrial isoform X1 — MRSRFLWSAFRWARQAAGPARRHVSCGSLPLEELFARGGPLRTFLERQVGSEVQLQVRRPELVAVAKLLNEKEQELQETGHLLHDENEDLRKLAESEITSCQKEIAQLKHQIILLLVPSEETDESDLILEVTAGVGGQEAMLFTSEIFDMYQQYAAFKGWHFETLEYFPSEIGGLRHASASIGGPEAYKHMKFEGGVHRVQRVPRTEKQGRIHTSTMTVAILPQPTEINLVINPKDLRIDTKRASGAGGQHVNTTDSAVRIVHLPTGVVSECQQERSQLKNREMAMKKLRAKLYSLHVEEQTSKRYNARKIQIGTKGRSEKIRTYNFPQNRVTDHRINQSLHDLEAFMQGEYLLDELVQSLKDYANYESLVEIISNKV; from the exons ATGCGGTCAAGGTTTCTTTGGAGCGCTTTTCGGTGGGCCCGGCAGGCTGCTGGCCCGGCCCGCCGACACGTAAGCTGCGGTAGCCTTCCACTGGAGGAGCTATTCGCCCGCGGCGGACCCCTACGGACCTTCCTCGAGCGCCAGGTAGGGTCTGAAGTCCAGTTGCAGGTCAGGCGGCCTGAGCTGGTGGCGGTGGCCAAGCTTCTGAACGAGAAGGAACAGGAGCTGCAGGAGACCGGGCACCTGCTACACG atgAAAATGAAGACTTAAGGAAACTTGCAGAGAGTGAAATAACTTCATGTCAGAAAGAAATAGCTCAATTGAAGCATCAG ATTATCTTACTTTTGGTTCCCTCAGAAGAAACGGATGAAAGTGATTTGATCCTGGAGGTAACTGCAGGAGTTGGGGGTCAGGAGGCAATGTTGTTTACCTCAGAGATATTTGATATGTATCAGCAGTATGCTGCATTTAAAGGATGGCATTTTGAAACCCTGGAATATTTTCCAAGTGAAATAG GTGGCCTTAGACATGCATCTGCCAGCATTGGGGGTCCAGAAGCCTACAAGCACATGAAATTTGAAGGAGGTGTGCACAGAGTACAGAGAGTGCCCAGGACAGAGAAGCAAGGCCGCATCCACACCAGCACCATGACTGTGGCGATCTTACCCCAACCCACTGAG ATTAATCTGGTGATTAATCCTAAAGATTTGAGAATTGATACTAAGCGAGCCAGCGGAGCTGGGGGGCAGCACGTAAATACCACAGACAGTGCTGTCCGGATAGTTCATCTCCCGACAG GTGTTGTTTCCGAATGCCAACAAGAGAGATCTCAACTGAAAAATAGAGAGATGGCTATGAAAAAGTTACGTGCAAAACTATACAGCCTGCATGTAGAAGAACAAACAAGTAAACGATACAATGCTAGAAAGATTCAG attGGCACTAAAGGAAGGTCAGAGAAAATAAGAACATACAATTTTCCACAGAACCGGGTCACAGATCACAGAATAAACCAGTCACTTCATGATCTTGAAGCTTTTATGCAAGGAGAGTACCTACTGGATGAACTTGTACAGTCACTGAAGGATTATGCTAATTATGAATCTTTGGTAGAAATTATTTCCAACAAAGTTTAA
- the MTRF1L gene encoding peptide chain release factor 1-like, mitochondrial isoform X2: MRSRFLWSAFRWARQAAGPARRHVSCGSLPLEELFARGGPLRTFLERQVGSEVQLQVRRPELVAVAKLLNEKEQELQETGHLLHDENEDLRKLAESEITSCQKEIAQLKHQIILLLVPSEETDESDLILEVTAGVGGQEAMLFTSEIFDMYQQYAAFKGWHFETLEYFPSEIGGLRHASASIGGPEAYKHMKFEGGVHRVQRVPRTEKQGRIHTSTMTVAILPQPTEINLVINPKDLRIDTKRASGAGGQHVNTTDSAVRIVHLPTGRRKRMRRKRSIP; the protein is encoded by the exons ATGCGGTCAAGGTTTCTTTGGAGCGCTTTTCGGTGGGCCCGGCAGGCTGCTGGCCCGGCCCGCCGACACGTAAGCTGCGGTAGCCTTCCACTGGAGGAGCTATTCGCCCGCGGCGGACCCCTACGGACCTTCCTCGAGCGCCAGGTAGGGTCTGAAGTCCAGTTGCAGGTCAGGCGGCCTGAGCTGGTGGCGGTGGCCAAGCTTCTGAACGAGAAGGAACAGGAGCTGCAGGAGACCGGGCACCTGCTACACG atgAAAATGAAGACTTAAGGAAACTTGCAGAGAGTGAAATAACTTCATGTCAGAAAGAAATAGCTCAATTGAAGCATCAG ATTATCTTACTTTTGGTTCCCTCAGAAGAAACGGATGAAAGTGATTTGATCCTGGAGGTAACTGCAGGAGTTGGGGGTCAGGAGGCAATGTTGTTTACCTCAGAGATATTTGATATGTATCAGCAGTATGCTGCATTTAAAGGATGGCATTTTGAAACCCTGGAATATTTTCCAAGTGAAATAG GTGGCCTTAGACATGCATCTGCCAGCATTGGGGGTCCAGAAGCCTACAAGCACATGAAATTTGAAGGAGGTGTGCACAGAGTACAGAGAGTGCCCAGGACAGAGAAGCAAGGCCGCATCCACACCAGCACCATGACTGTGGCGATCTTACCCCAACCCACTGAG ATTAATCTGGTGATTAATCCTAAAGATTTGAGAATTGATACTAAGCGAGCCAGCGGAGCTGGGGGGCAGCACGTAAATACCACAGACAGTGCTGTCCGGATAGTTCATCTCCCGACAG gaagaagaaaaagaatgagaaggaaaaggagtaTTCCTTGA